The sequence gccggttttttttatttaaaatgtgttgaATAATGACTAACGCCGCAGCAGTGGTGGTGCACGCAACCGCTAAGTTTGTCGGAGTCATGGCGAATGACTGGGGCTCGCGGAGCgctctggggcccgattctcctaattttacttaagcaacatacgattcacaatcgactgcgatccaatcacgactcgatcacgattgaagcgtatgtggcattccgctattttttctttgaaataaacgtttttatccttttctgtcattcaataatgaatcattttgtctgcaaatgatttacgattgcaatatgattgcagagcaaactaccgtatagaccaaaatcaccaaaatagcagaccaatcgcaaaccaatcgaatgtcgttggaatacgattggtcttatattagtagcagaatgcccgaccatggttaaaactgctattgcgattcaatttctattcgattttgacattattaacttaggagaatcgggcccctggatcGATTGACCTCGCGTACAGGTTCGCGGCGGTCCGTACAGGAGCTGTACGCGTATCCAATGTACTCTTGGACAGTGTTTCCCAACTACGCGTAACACAGGAACGCGCTATCCGTACGCACCTTAACATTATCCACGAGTCCCGAGTGCTGACACTACAGATCCACGCATTAAGAAGATGAATTCGCCGAAAAAGCTATTGTACCTCAAGCAAAACAaatggtacctacctaaatagtAGTCATTCCACATCCACCACCTTCTCTGTTTTAACTACCTGATCGCGagaagggggaggttctcaagtagacttttcttttatatctttgttacttgatttcttgaaggttttaaaattcttttaggtactcaggctagcgaagtaggtacctataagtatatatgaaattgaaataatttaaaaagcggggctactttaaactgtttaacaaattaatttaatttacgggactaacactagtttccatggaactatacctaGAAGTGTGAATTGGAAATTTGGCGTGTATCTAGGTAGGCATTGcttatagcattcaagtttatctaaaccagtgattcataaccttttagtcatgagggaccactttaactaaagtttgtcttgccggggaccacctcatcggtttacctaaattaacaCTCTgttaaacgcatgtcggcagttgtgtaggtaagcatatgcaaataaagaaaaacttgcctatgtagtttccaaatgcgcgagcgaagcgagcgcgaagtttttatcggacttaaaccaaatattacgtaaaatttagtccaaacgtacttaactttttgtttgttgacagatgcaaaaataagggcatatcgtttttgactacgcgagcgacgcgagcgcgaaattttaattattttttatttaagactcaaaaccaaaattacgtaaaatgtagtgtcacgtgtgttttaagtagcaaattttaacaataattaattttaagtttaaaaagtttaaactttcttgtttaatgttttgttattgttagacagttttatgtagcggcgcagatactagttgcgaacatttttttttattgggtaaattttgccgccccctaatagctgccgcccggggaatttgccccccccccccctgccccccccccacgctacgccactggtgcAAACACAAAGttcagcctttataaaataacgaagGTCTGGCTGTCGCTGGCTCTCGATCTATTATGAAAGCTAGAAGTAGGTtagtttttcaaatcatttcacATAAGTTTATTTACACGATCCGCGTGTTTTATGGAAAATTGAAAGTTAGTCTGTTTGATCAGGCTCTTGTAGCCAAAGTTTAACtcgaaaacaacaaaaaaacgcATGTTCCCTAGGCGTAGGGAATCTTGATATTGCGATTTGACGTTAGCTTTTGCCTTTTAGACCACCCTTTATAGCAAGCAATCAGAACCAACCTATGGCTAGTTTCTGAGCGCTTTTATCAACGATCATTATCTTTTACATATGATTAATCTCTTGTACGTctctaattataaaacaatagaaaatcaaatgTGTCTCGCATACATCTGCGCTCTGACATAAAACGTGTTAATGAGAAAAAATGAATAGCTAAAGTTAAGTCGACGATAAAAGTGACCATAAAATGTCGTAGGGTATCCAAGCTTCGTGGTACTGaacaaaattaaagatttttgtttatgtattgtggTTTACTGATATATAACATTTCTACATCCTAAATAACAtcctgtataaaatatttattccattagCATGGGTAGCTCTTTTTGGAACTTTAGAGATTATTAATGGCTTTGGTAAAATTCATCTGCATACGTCtcgtaaattaattttattatgttaaattgtACACTACTTTTCTTAGATTGTGGTATGTTTTTGTGAACATTCAATATTTCGAATATATAATATGTGAATGTATAAGATTGCCTAAGAAACCTAAACGTTCACTCTCCGAGTACCCcactcattttatattttaaattattgactTCTAGCTGCTTAACGACACATGAACTTTGAAAGTACCTTTCTAGttcttatattaatttatattttaataataaaaatcttttcaaaatatttttaaactacgaCATCAACATGAATCATCCCCGCGGCCCACGCCTCCCGTCTCCCGCGAACCATGAGAGTGTCACATACGTGATTTTTCACActataacaaagaaaaataacccTATCTTACTCCAAACACACTTACTTGTGTTAGTCCAAAGTAAAGCAGCCATACTCATccacaataattaaataatataagtaggtaggtaccggCAGCactaactatctctaggtttcCAAAAGAGCACCTGAATTCatacacaaattataaattgcttttttacatatgtacataatattatctCTTTGTAAAGTGTCGGCATCTATTGTACGCAATTACATTACAATCACAAGCCTGATTTTTAATCCTATATTATCTTCTAAAAATAAGAAAGTcaataataatctatactatacatctctataaacataaaaataatttatatttcgtAGTTTGTTTCTCACTGTGCATATGTCTAAAGGTCAAGTAGAAAACTTGTCGAGACTGTACTCATAGTGACATCATAGTGCATTGTATGATGCAATAGAATCGTTTGATTGCTGGCGGTCCAGTGCGTGACTCAGACCATTTTCCTTAGTAGTAGATGAGGTtctgaaaaaacaaaagatgtttTTTAGTGTTAATGATTACCTTTTCCTAGCCTAGATTTTCATCCCAATTATATTTCGGAGTAGCAAGTTTCTTCTTCCATGCTCTTTTAGCTGTAGTCATGTCACAAGTACCAGTCTTACTTCCCAATTCTGATGTCGAATTTGACACGATCCATCGAATGTTTAATTGGTTTCCCTTCCACTATGTTCATCCACATCCATACCCAaaaccttcctcacaacatgatcctcattcctccgcatcacatgtcCATACCATGATAgccggggcccgattctcctaattttacttaagcgccattcgattgacgttcgactcgattcgactgagatccaatcccgactcgattacgattgaagcgtatgtggcattccgcaattttttctttgaaataaacgtttttatccttttctgtcatccaataatgaatcattttgtctgcaaatgatttacgattgcaaaatgattgtacagcaaactaccgtatagaccaaaatcaccaaaatagcagaccaatcgcacaccaatcaaatgtcaatcgaatacgattggtcttttattagtagcagaatgcccgatatggttaaaactactgttacgatcatattacgattcgatttctattcgattttgacattattaacttaggagaatcggggccccgGTTTCTACATCTTACGTTTCGCTTACTGGTGCCATTTTGAAACATCCTCTTACATACTCATTCTTCACTATATCCATTCACATAACACGTAAAGTGGATCTACATAAAATGAAGATATACGAACCCAAAGAAAGGTAGTAATGTGATAAGCTGAGTGCGATTGGTGCAGTCTCTAAGCTCCGGCAATACGAGTAGAATGTGTCGCAGATACGCTTGTAACGCCACTCTCCGCTGTTCCACTAGATGAGCATCCTAGAACATAAAATacaacgtaaatatttttttatgaataactattaatttattcgcTTAGCTTCGATAACTAAGACCAAAaggtctgaaaaataaaatcctgGGATCTGAGAAAGTTCTGTCGGCAGTAGATCTAATACTGATTCAATCGctatgattgaaaaatcaattAGTTCACTTATTTGAGGTGCTGAAATTTCCCTTATACTCATCAATCAATTTCGAACCACTCGACCTttcgacttcaaaaaaaggaggaggttctcaattcgtcggcatgttttttttttaattattattattgtaaatgccTAGCTGGTCTACTATCTACTATTTGACTTACCCGTTTTCTTAACGTTTTCTTTGGTGGAAACTTATAGGTAGCTATATCGGGATGGCATTTCTTCAGCTGCATATGAAGTTCGTGGAACTTGGCGTATCTGTGATACACGTTCCATTCCTCTTGCcctatttttaagtaaatctgaaaataaatacatttatattgaAGTCAGGTTCTGATGTAAAGTTTGGCAAAATAAAGACTTTCCGCAACTGGAGAAAGAGCGCTATCATATATATTTTAGCgctaaaattttattatataaactatatattttatgagTTACCTGATAAACATGGTAGGAATGTGCTTTCTTGCCGATCAGGAATGCGCTAGGTATGTGAGCCTTTACATTAGACTCTGGATAATCGAGCACCTCCATAGCGGATATACTCTCGTATTCCTTCAGTCGCTGTTGTAGATATGTGTTAAACTCCATTAACTCTGCATGCATTTCAGCCACCTGTGGTTAATTACAGAAATACTTTAGTGTTTAATtaggtaaaaaattaaaaaagcaaccaaaaaccttctcctaagtctgacGAAGTCTCCTAAAAACTGCATCAAAAATTGGTTCGGCTGAACGTCAGATAATCGCGCATAGAAACACCAAGAACGGCTTTTTTTGGGATCGGAATTGATGGCATCGACCATGAGAGGCTTGTGTATATTCTTGACATCATATGATCATACCTGCACTAGCTTTCTTTCATATTGATCAACTTCGGCGCTATCACCACCATCGAGTTTTAAAGCTTTCCCTATTTCCACAGCCGACATGTACTGGCGCAACTGTTCTTTTAATCGATCATTTTCTCTGAAAGTGGTTGGAAATATATCAGAATATTTAGAAAAGCCTTATTTTtggcaaaattatataaaatatcctACGGAACTTATACTTACTTGCTCAGATCCAATACTACATTTTCTAATTTCTTAATTTTCTCCTTACTAGCTAATTCCATTTGTGTAAACTTCATTTGTAAGTTTAAATACTCTTTTTCCTTATTATCTAAAACCGAATTGAATGTCTTATCCTCGGGCACACTCTCATCTTCTGTAAAACACAGTTCTAAGCATGAAGTGCTTCCATCAAtgctgcccgcgacttcttcaCTGTCACTCTCAGatatctttaaattatttacacttaTCTCAGAAACATCGTCCTTTATTACGTTATTCACATCAATACTGTTGGATGAGGAGAATATTTCCTTCGCGCATTCTGATAGTTTCGACAGAATTTGTGAAGGACTGTCGATGCCTTTCACACTGTCTGGAAAGAAGTGTCTGAGACTGCTCTTGTATTCAGAACTAGTGGGCTCACTACTTGAGGCTGCTTGTGCTACAATTTTAGGATCCGGTGAGTTGAGGCAGGTAGCTGGTGCACTATTCCAAGCAGAATTATCCACTTGTTCTGCAGCACCtagtgattttcttttatttaccaTTGTGTTCTTTTGTTCATTTTTATCAAAAGATATAACTTGGCGTAAAGGTTTCCGTTTTAGATTACTCGATGATTTCACAGGCATTGGCAATGGTATCACATGTTCTGCTTTACTAGAATAATTAGCTTGTTGTGAATCATTCAACTCTGGTCTGTCTATTGATAATGCAAACAATACTGTTGATAAACCTGAAATAATTggtatcaattattttattgttttacacccatattattgttttttttttttttaggaaatgAAAAATAGTATAACCAGCGGTAAATACACTGCCGGCAGCCGAAATTTGAAACATTGGCTGCCGGCGCCGGCACTCAAAATGGGTACCGGAGACAATGGGCTGTATATGGGCTATACTTGGGAAAATACGGAACCCTACACTTGAGCTTCGCCCGACAAGCTCTTGGCATTTTAAACATAATAGTGATTTTCATAGCATCAATAATTTACCTGCTGCTGTGCTTGGGAGAAGTTGTGAAGTGTCAGGGTCTCTCACAAGAGCACCTTCTTCATAATATTCCATGAGAAGACCATGAGCAACCCAACTTTGCAGATATCTAAAAACAAAGACCAATGGCTTGTTATCTTCTTATCTACAAGTCAACAAGctgtttacaaaacaaattagtaCCTGTCGAGGGATCTCTCATTTAAAGCAGCTCTAAGAAATGCTCTAAAATATCCAAGTGGAGTGTTGATATTTGTAAGAATTTTAAACCTCTCTTTTTCATGTTTTGTTAGGTGTAGACAAGTATAGCTCCATAGAGAATTGCCTGAAACCGATACACTTTTGATATAATTTCTACTGTATATTTAGTTTTCTTTCAAGAACTTACTATTAATTACATATGTTATCACAGAAAGCATTTCCAAGTAAATTTTTCATCATACAACATTATCTTACCAacattaacaatattaaaagTGAAGTTTAAACCTGCAGTAACCAAGTTTTGAATTGCTGAGTTTGATAAATTAGTTCTAATGCCGTGGCTAAGTAGCTTCTCCCATTTTTCACATAGTTGTGCTATTctgaaacaattatttaaaaaatacataatttcttAGAAACAAATATGGAGCcagaatgtttataaatatgctTGTGTTACCTAATATCATCCTCAGTGGCAAGTTCAGATTTTCCACCAAATCGACTTAAACAACTTTGTACACAATTTTGTAATTCTTGATGAATAATTTTACCATTTTCTATCCTTTTCTTTAATTCCTCTCTATTGTCTATAGCATTAGCTATTGTGTTTAGGATCTTGCTATTCTGAAATGTGaacaatacattttatctgTAGTGTACCAACATACTTGATGTCAATGCAAAACAAATTTATTATATTCATGGAAATAGAAAGGATAATTGTAACTTAGAATATTCTTTAAAGGATACGGTGGGATACTAATGTAATTATGTGAATACAATATACTTATTGCTATAAAGAATTTCTAATTCTAATCTTCTTCTCATGAAGttaatttgtataaatatattaGCCTGTGTACAAAAGAGAgacaataatataaaagagcatttAAAAACAGCATACATCTAACATTTACACATCACATCTGATAGACACAGGCAGGAATACAACAACAAAGTACACTGGACTACAAATGATTTGTTTTCTTAATCATATCAGAAGTCTTCGAGTCTCCAAAGAAAGAAGAATAACAGTAAACCTTTTTTAGAATTCTGATAAAACCTTCAAAATGTAACACAGTGTATGTAATGTGTTCAAGAATAcagttataataattttgtagttaCTGTTTTCCACCTAGATATTTATGTTTTGCCTCTTTGGGTATCAAATTGTATAAAACAGGATAAAAATTTGCTTGACCAAATAGCTAATGATCTTTATTTACTAGCACTTGtgtgtattatttattactataaacCATTTTACATAAATTCTTAATTACATTACTCAATGACAAAGAGTTTTGCTTAccatgtttcattttattttcgatCTGCAAACTTATAACACGCATTTATATGATAGTTTGATGTTATTCTAACACATAAACCTATACTAacacatttcaaaattaatttcaaaacgtACACActatttattttgagtttttgaCTTTCGttgtacaatttttattttgatagattGACGATGATCATAGACTTTAATTGTAAATTAGCAGAGTAATAGAGGGAGTAGGTAAGAGaaagatctagacacacggcagtgtgtccgccaagttcgagcaaaaaagcgacacaccggccgtgggttatattacacgaaccatttcgggccaaattcgacccccctgtaactcaaaatctattttatttacgcatatcaaatttctagtatctagtgagaccccctcacttatctaaaatacaaaatttcattaatatacctattgtaggtcttgagatattgacgtcagaaaatcgctatttttactatacactcactgactgactgactcactcatcaaaaacctagaccacttccaatggtcgtattgacttgaaatttggcatgaaggtaggtctttatgtcaaggtaaagggaaaaatctgaaaatggccaagtgtgagtcggtttcaaaataatgaaggtgttttatacccggtgtaaatttatacccctaaggaactaaaacgaagttttatctatatttatataatatatcttcgaatggtcgtaccgatctgaaattcgttacaaaagtttgtatttagtcaaagtaaagtaaaaatctgaaaatggccaagtgtgaatcactttcgaaaataacgaatgtgtaactttgatccacgaacataatatatgataacatgtcatgtcagtcagttggtaaatctagttcatttagttaatctagttcatttctttgtaagaaacatagtgcatattaaaaaatctgaaagatagtataaatgagacatttctttaactaacttcatcataagaaaaaaataaaataaacaaccttacaaaaataaatgaaatcccacccaaaacaaaaatgtgaaatactgccaagttcgataatatgggaatgcttcgcctataaaagaagtgagatctgaataagtatcaagttccatacacatacctcagttaaaaatagttactttttaatgatgttacttggcaagttttaatagaaaattaaatacttgattcatgcgtttagtaggtttataacaaggtgtgtgaaaacttgccaagtaacatcattaaaaagtaactatttttaactgaggtatgtgtatggaacttgatacttattcagatctcacttcttttataggcgaagcattcccatattatcgaacttggcagtatttcacatttttgttttgggtgggttataTTATAGCATAGAGAACCACCTGCAATTTACCAATGGTCTGGGTCAGACGTTacacatttacaaacaaaaaaaaaaagacattccTCTGCTATGCCCATGTTTGGGAAGGAACGAACGCTTTAATTTgcacatctttggcagtcgttacgttaCTAGCAGTCAGCAGAAGCCAGTAATACCAAGGAGTATCAGATTGCCCAGATAGCAGTGCTGtttaggtcagataggcagtatctccttgtaaaacactgatactcagctgcatccggtgagactggaagccgacctcaacctagttgggaaaaggttttGCAGATAATGAATCCTGTTAACAAGAATATTGCATTGAACCACatcattgatatttattttttatagaaaaaactgGGTTTCGAAATATGCTCAAAGGCCTTCTATGCATTATATAATTTCATAGACTGTAGAGCGAAGCCATTCATAAACTTCcctttttaaaaaagtatttctaaACAAAATGGCGTCGTTTCCAGCGTGAGTGTAGAGAATTTGTAATTCGTTCGTGTGTAAATTACAAATTTGCGTTTctcatattttaaaacttactACTGTATTGTTACTGAACTTTGTGATTAGTGGTTAATTTAACGTTACATTCTTTGCCACATACGATTCACTAGTGAACTCTATCATGAGTAATTACGAGGATGATCAAAGCGAGGATGGAGAATTAGCGCGTAGCCCTGTTCAAGATGAAATGGATTTTAGGTATGTACTCATTATcgcattatttaaataaagcaatttCATTATGTTTAAATTTATCGAACTGTTTTAAAAGAGCATGTCTGCGGAACAATATGAATGAGTCGATTCTGTCAGTCCACTTGTTTTCCTGGTGATTTCGTCTTACATCtttgtttcataataaaaaatgcacaCCCTTTAATAGACTCAGACCAAAAGTTGATTTAGCTTCATTATCAACCGAAACAACGCTACTCGTATGGGATTTACCCAGAAAGAGCATGAGGAAAATGGTTGATGACTAATGCGAAGTAGCGCCTATATTATTTTGTGTCGTAATTTGATTGTATTGGTATTTCAAAATATGAatggtaagctatttatttcGATTCGAAGATGCTTGTGTTTGTCAACGATTCTGGGAGTGATTCCTCAACAGATTCGTGTGTTGTAGGTTCCATACCCAACAATGACTTTAGGTAACTTATCAGTAAGTGTCAGCTACCTAGCACATTATTTAATAGTTATGTTAAAATTAAAGCAATAAAGTACTGTATATTTATATAGAACAACagagattattttaataacctgttttataattttatagtttGTCTGATGAAGACCGGGACAATGCTGATTCCCTCATAATCAAGCCCCCTCAAGCTGTGATTCGTTCATCACACAGGGATAAGAGAGGTCATAAACGAACCATGAAGGATAGGTACAAAGACAATGctagaaaagaaaagaaacatcTTTACAGGTAAGTTATGTCCCTTTGACTCACAGctatatttttcttgtattaACTAATCTCGTATTTTGTTGGTTTTGAGAAGTAATCTGCATCTTTGATAAATAgcaataagatttttttttgtgcatttGAAATATGAGCAGTTGATGCAGAGTTTAAAGCATTCATATCTCAACTTTCAATTGTTGTGGTAAAGATGAAATATACTGCATTCATATACAATGTATAATTGTCTGTACTGAATCTTCTTGACActttatttataacatgtttataAACCTAATGTTATGTGCTTTAAGGTCTGTCATCCTTCTGACATTGGGAATATTATAGATCAATCATAAACCTTTTTCAACAGGGAACGGGATAAGTCTGACAAATCAAAACGAGAAATTAATAAGAATCCTGATAGGGAGGAGATGGCCAAAGAGTACTATAGAGAAAAGCAATATTATAGGGAGAAAGAATTGTACAGAGAAAACAAAGAGGCATTTAGAGACAAGGAAGCATATAGAGAGAAAGAAGCTTATAGAGAAAAAGAAATGTATAGAGATAGTAATAAAGATAACATGTACAGGGACAATAAGGATATTAGAGACAAAGAAATGTATCGTGAAAGAGAGATGAGAGAAAAGGATATGTATAAAGAAAAGGATGTTTATAGGGAAAAGGATACGTACAGAGAGAGGGAGCATTACAGGGAGAGAGAAATGTATAGAGATCCTTCTTTCAGAGAACCTGCTCGCTCTAGAGAAGCCTATAGAGAGAAGGAGATGGCATATAAAGAAAAAGAGATGTACAATAAGGACAAAGAAATGCAAAGAGATGTATACCTTGGCCGTGACAGACAATATAAATACTCTGAGCAAGACAGAAAACGCTCTGACAATAATGAAAGAATAGAATCTAGATTAAGATCATTAGCTGAAGAAGGCCATActaatcaaaataatgaaaaagaaaacaggGATAGAACATCTGGAGATAAAGAATTAGAAGACTTAAGAACAAGATTACTGAACAAGAGAATAACCAAAGAGTTGCAAAGCCAAGATGGCAAGAAAAGTTCAGAGTATTATGAAAAAGAAAGTAAGTCATCATCTCGCCACTCATCTCTTGATAAACATCAGGAACACCGGAAAAATAAAGTCTTGTTTGCAGGTAACAATCAGACATTTTCTCAATGTTCAGTAATTATAGGAATATAGGATTGAAATTAATGTTGTGAtagtaatgtaaataataataaacatatctTTGGCTTTCCacattatttttagaaactGCCTATATGTTACACTACATTTTTGTTGGAGTACCTTAAGCAACAGTATAATCATGTAGTAGGTTCAATACTTGAATATTAAGATTATCTTATGAAAAACCAGAACATGTTGTTTCAGATAAAGAGAGGGAAAAGCGAAAACATGAATCGCGCACTGAGTTGGAGGCCAGACGACAAGAGCATCGTCGCCGCGGGAAGAAACGTTCCGTATCACCTAATGAGACTGCTACAAAGAAGACCAAAACTGCAGAATCTCCCGACTATGGCGATTCTGTAGTTACAGTCTCCGATTCTAGTGATATCGAAATGAAAACTGACTCCCCCCACTCAGAGCCTGAAGATGGTAAGTCtagttatatttttctatagaatattgtttaattttgtgttaaatcAAACttgattttaattgtaattaattattcattGTAGGTGAACACACAAATAGTGAA is a genomic window of Helicoverpa zea isolate HzStark_Cry1AcR chromosome 6, ilHelZeax1.1, whole genome shotgun sequence containing:
- the LOC124631307 gene encoding sorting nexin-29-like isoform X1 yields the protein MNSKILNTIANAIDNREELKKRIENGKIIHQELQNCVQSCLSRFGGKSELATEDDIRIAQLCEKWEKLLSHGIRTNLSNSAIQNLVTAGLNFTFNIVNVGNSLWSYTCLHLTKHEKERFKILTNINTPLGYFRAFLRAALNERSLDRYLQSWVAHGLLMEYYEEGALVRDPDTSQLLPSTAAGLSTVLFALSIDRPELNDSQQANYSSKAEHVIPLPMPVKSSSNLKRKPLRQVISFDKNEQKNTMVNKRKSLGAAEQVDNSAWNSAPATCLNSPDPKIVAQAASSSEPTSSEYKSSLRHFFPDSVKGIDSPSQILSKLSECAKEIFSSSNSIDVNNVIKDDVSEISVNNLKISESDSEEVAGSIDGSTSCLELCFTEDESVPEDKTFNSVLDNKEKEYLNLQMKFTQMELASKEKIKKLENVVLDLSKENDRLKEQLRQYMSAVEIGKALKLDGGDSAEVDQYERKLVQVAEMHAELMEFNTYLQQRLKEYESISAMEVLDYPESNVKAHIPSAFLIGKKAHSYHVYQIYLKIGQEEWNVYHRYAKFHELHMQLKKCHPDIATYKFPPKKTLRKRDAHLVEQRRVALQAYLRHILLVLPELRDCTNRTQLITLLPFFGTSSTTKENGLSHALDRQQSNDSIASYNAL
- the LOC124631307 gene encoding sorting nexin-29-like isoform X2 translates to MNSKILNTIANAIDNREELKKRIENGKIIHQELQNCVQSCLSRFGGKSELATEDDIRIAQLCEKWEKLLSHGIRTNLSNSAIQNLVTAGNSLWSYTCLHLTKHEKERFKILTNINTPLGYFRAFLRAALNERSLDRYLQSWVAHGLLMEYYEEGALVRDPDTSQLLPSTAAGLSTVLFALSIDRPELNDSQQANYSSKAEHVIPLPMPVKSSSNLKRKPLRQVISFDKNEQKNTMVNKRKSLGAAEQVDNSAWNSAPATCLNSPDPKIVAQAASSSEPTSSEYKSSLRHFFPDSVKGIDSPSQILSKLSECAKEIFSSSNSIDVNNVIKDDVSEISVNNLKISESDSEEVAGSIDGSTSCLELCFTEDESVPEDKTFNSVLDNKEKEYLNLQMKFTQMELASKEKIKKLENVVLDLSKENDRLKEQLRQYMSAVEIGKALKLDGGDSAEVDQYERKLVQVAEMHAELMEFNTYLQQRLKEYESISAMEVLDYPESNVKAHIPSAFLIGKKAHSYHVYQIYLKIGQEEWNVYHRYAKFHELHMQLKKCHPDIATYKFPPKKTLRKRDAHLVEQRRVALQAYLRHILLVLPELRDCTNRTQLITLLPFFGTSSTTKENGLSHALDRQQSNDSIASYNAL
- the LOC124631307 gene encoding sorting nexin-29-like isoform X3, translated to MILAQLCEKWEKLLSHGIRTNLSNSAIQNLVTAGLNFTFNIVNVGNSLWSYTCLHLTKHEKERFKILTNINTPLGYFRAFLRAALNERSLDRYLQSWVAHGLLMEYYEEGALVRDPDTSQLLPSTAAGLSTVLFALSIDRPELNDSQQANYSSKAEHVIPLPMPVKSSSNLKRKPLRQVISFDKNEQKNTMVNKRKSLGAAEQVDNSAWNSAPATCLNSPDPKIVAQAASSSEPTSSEYKSSLRHFFPDSVKGIDSPSQILSKLSECAKEIFSSSNSIDVNNVIKDDVSEISVNNLKISESDSEEVAGSIDGSTSCLELCFTEDESVPEDKTFNSVLDNKEKEYLNLQMKFTQMELASKEKIKKLENVVLDLSKENDRLKEQLRQYMSAVEIGKALKLDGGDSAEVDQYERKLVQVAEMHAELMEFNTYLQQRLKEYESISAMEVLDYPESNVKAHIPSAFLIGKKAHSYHVYQIYLKIGQEEWNVYHRYAKFHELHMQLKKCHPDIATYKFPPKKTLRKRDAHLVEQRRVALQAYLRHILLVLPELRDCTNRTQLITLLPFFGTSSTTKENGLSHALDRQQSNDSIASYNAL